From Sporosarcina sp. Te-1, the proteins below share one genomic window:
- a CDS encoding spore germination protein, whose product MSKEPSSSRNQPKNDSSFTDDFQHNITLIYEAFSYPINQSLKTRQISALKGTMRGILFFLEGTVEETIVETHVMKPFYELSGKPEDGKVVDMLANSVLLTTAIREIVRLQDAVRDLLNGNCLILLENEKIAISANTANFEKRVVSEPTVENVVRGPKEAFIESMAVNQSLLRRQIKDSRLICENLTVGDVFPNAVSIMYIKGAADEKLIKEVKQKVEGIQTDVIQNLSILEQFIESRTYSLVPSTLMTERPDRATSFLLGGHILLLMDNSPYALIVPITFWSLFHTAEDQYLRWANVNFIRIISILAIFIAIFTPSIYLAVSTFHVEMLPPDLLFAIAATREIVPIPVLWEIILLEFTFEILREAGIRIPSVIGPTIGIVGALILGQAAVQANLVSPIIVIVVAITGLSSFVIQDLSLNFMIRILRFLFIFIANFMGFFGIFLAVACTIAYMASLKSFNVPFFSPLAPYFHPQKGLVFRKPVWKQSLVPFFSNSRYKKKVSNPKVGSQDD is encoded by the coding sequence TTGTCAAAAGAACCTTCTTCATCTCGAAATCAACCGAAGAATGATTCATCATTCACAGATGATTTTCAACATAATATCACTCTTATATATGAAGCCTTCTCGTACCCCATCAACCAATCTCTAAAAACGCGGCAGATTTCCGCACTGAAAGGAACGATGAGAGGCATCCTATTCTTTCTGGAAGGAACCGTTGAAGAGACGATCGTTGAGACTCATGTCATGAAACCTTTTTACGAGTTATCGGGCAAGCCTGAGGACGGAAAGGTAGTAGACATGCTTGCAAACAGTGTTCTGCTGACGACGGCTATAAGGGAAATTGTCCGTTTGCAGGATGCCGTTCGCGATCTGTTGAACGGAAACTGCCTCATCCTCTTGGAGAACGAAAAGATTGCCATCTCTGCAAATACGGCCAATTTTGAAAAACGTGTTGTTTCAGAGCCGACCGTTGAAAATGTCGTCCGCGGGCCAAAAGAGGCGTTTATCGAGTCCATGGCTGTCAATCAATCCTTGCTGCGCAGACAGATCAAAGACAGCCGCCTGATCTGTGAAAACCTGACGGTCGGCGATGTTTTTCCGAATGCAGTCTCCATTATGTACATCAAAGGGGCGGCCGATGAAAAACTGATAAAAGAGGTCAAGCAGAAAGTGGAGGGCATTCAGACAGATGTGATTCAAAACCTTTCCATTCTCGAGCAATTCATCGAGAGCAGAACATATTCACTCGTGCCTTCCACCTTAATGACGGAACGTCCCGACCGGGCAACCTCCTTTCTGCTGGGCGGCCATATTCTTCTGCTGATGGATAATTCACCATATGCCTTGATCGTCCCCATCACCTTTTGGTCCCTATTCCACACGGCGGAGGACCAATATTTGCGCTGGGCCAATGTCAATTTCATAAGGATTATCAGTATACTTGCCATTTTCATCGCCATTTTTACACCCTCGATTTATCTGGCTGTCAGCACGTTCCATGTCGAAATGCTGCCACCCGATCTGTTATTTGCCATCGCGGCAACGAGGGAAATCGTTCCGATCCCTGTATTGTGGGAGATCATCCTGCTCGAGTTCACTTTTGAGATTTTGCGTGAAGCCGGGATTCGAATTCCTTCAGTGATCGGCCCGACCATCGGGATTGTCGGAGCATTGATCTTAGGACAGGCCGCGGTACAGGCGAATCTTGTGAGCCCGATTATTGTCATCGTCGTTGCCATAACAGGCTTGTCTTCGTTTGTCATCCAGGATCTGTCGTTAAACTTTATGATCCGGATTTTACGGTTCCTCTTCATTTTCATCGCTAATTTTATGGGGTTTTTCGGCATCTTCCTAGCCGTTGCATGTACAATCGCGTATATGGCTTCCTTGAAATCGTTTAACGTGCCTTTCTTTTCGCCGCTCGCTCCTTATTTCCACCCACAAAAAGGGCTGGTTTTTCGGAAGCCCGTTTGGAAACAATCTCTTGTTCCTTTCTTTTCAAACAGCCGGTATAAGAAAAAGGTCAGCAATCCGAAAGTAGGTTCTCAGGATGATTAG
- a CDS encoding GerAB/ArcD/ProY family transporter, with protein MIRVNNGLIRKRELTAIVIFLYVIQLMNTTPDTLIKFGKNAAWILPIISFAVMLIPFLVLLYIVKKHDAGLVELVFSLLGKRIGSFVMFLFFLIIFSALMINSRNYTDVFNTMFYPKTPVPYLYVMLIGASFYIANRGLENIGRTAWMLCPLYLFVTYILIFFILEDFSLERIYPIAGPGFDVLLKKGASYSSIYGESILLLALYPFVRKFKDFRIGVLYGWMIGVVSLAFFMVIYVSIFDFPAVQDIAYPFQQLTRMATLGTIGHLESIYLATWTVASAIHFSIYLYLAAFFLSKMLKLKEFEPLLLPIAGLCVLAGLISPNIFVGNALRETLIQTSTGILVLFPFILWGIDRFKGGKKANAG; from the coding sequence ATGATTAGGGTAAACAACGGCTTAATCCGTAAACGGGAGCTCACAGCCATCGTCATATTCCTATACGTGATCCAGCTGATGAACACAACACCTGACACGCTCATTAAATTCGGGAAAAACGCGGCCTGGATCCTTCCCATCATCTCCTTTGCCGTCATGCTCATCCCGTTTCTTGTCTTGCTGTACATTGTGAAAAAGCACGATGCCGGGCTTGTGGAACTGGTCTTTTCACTGCTAGGGAAACGGATCGGTTCGTTCGTCATGTTCCTCTTTTTTCTCATCATTTTTAGTGCATTGATGATAAACAGCCGCAATTACACAGATGTTTTCAATACAATGTTTTATCCGAAGACCCCTGTTCCCTATCTGTACGTGATGCTCATCGGCGCAAGTTTCTATATTGCGAACCGAGGCTTGGAAAACATCGGCCGGACCGCCTGGATGTTATGCCCGCTCTATTTATTTGTGACGTATATCCTTATCTTTTTCATCTTGGAGGATTTTTCATTGGAACGGATCTATCCGATTGCCGGGCCGGGGTTTGATGTGCTGCTGAAAAAGGGAGCGAGCTACAGTTCGATATATGGGGAAAGCATCCTCCTTTTGGCACTCTATCCGTTTGTCCGCAAGTTTAAGGATTTCCGGATTGGCGTACTGTATGGCTGGATGATCGGGGTCGTATCGCTCGCATTCTTCATGGTGATCTATGTATCGATATTTGATTTTCCGGCAGTCCAAGATATCGCCTATCCTTTTCAGCAATTAACGAGGATGGCAACCCTCGGGACAATCGGCCATCTTGAATCCATTTACTTGGCGACTTGGACAGTGGCTTCAGCCATTCACTTCTCCATTTACTTGTACTTGGCCGCTTTTTTCCTTTCGAAAATGCTGAAACTGAAGGAATTTGAACCTTTGCTGCTGCCGATAGCCGGGCTCTGTGTTCTTGCAGGTTTGATTTCCCCTAACATCTTTGTCGGAAATGCGCTTCGGGAAACGCTCATTCAAACGAGTACCGGCATTCTCGTTCTGTTTCCATTCATCTTATGGGGCATCGACCGCTTTAAAGGAGGCAAGAAAGCAAATGCGGGTTAA
- a CDS encoding Ger(x)C family spore germination protein, whose amino-acid sequence MRVKWLIILLPSFALLSGCWDKIELEERGYAVVLGLDKSEEDHMVDVTFQIENPQVGSTSESVAQSEPPSDILTITATDIISAKELANSIVSREIDLSQLQTIIIGEEFARSDDFNNIIGSSIRDPEIRRKMMLIVSKEKASEFIHANHSKLETRPHKYYSFMRDRWKDTGYVPLSDLNRYFQRTANALFLVIYASTEKDPETRKSSDSYKAGQVPQEAGDPAQMIGSAVFQNGKMIGTLTGEETRYVLLLRKKSIANHYVDSFKDPIENDRKISVRLLKVKKTSVKVDVEKANPEVRVQVPITVQVLSSPSLHNYANTKERQRMLKEEIQDDLHAKIMKLIKKTQEEFGGEPFVWFELARREFWTVDAYEDYDWQKKYRNADIQVELDITIESFGSQLKPPHVGSGK is encoded by the coding sequence ATGCGGGTTAAATGGCTGATCATTCTGCTGCCGTCTTTTGCCCTCCTCTCCGGGTGTTGGGATAAGATCGAGCTGGAGGAGCGGGGCTATGCTGTCGTGCTAGGGCTGGATAAAAGTGAAGAGGATCATATGGTGGACGTCACGTTCCAGATTGAAAACCCGCAAGTCGGATCCACAAGCGAGTCCGTGGCTCAAAGCGAACCGCCGAGCGACATTTTGACGATCACCGCGACGGATATCATTTCTGCGAAAGAATTGGCGAACAGCATTGTATCCCGGGAAATTGATCTTTCCCAGCTGCAGACGATCATTATTGGCGAGGAATTTGCGAGAAGCGATGATTTCAATAACATTATCGGGTCGTCTATCCGTGACCCTGAAATACGGCGGAAAATGATGCTGATTGTCAGTAAGGAAAAAGCAAGCGAGTTCATCCACGCGAATCATTCCAAGCTGGAAACACGGCCTCACAAGTATTATTCCTTCATGCGGGACCGTTGGAAGGATACTGGGTATGTGCCGCTGTCCGATTTGAACCGTTACTTCCAGCGGACCGCAAATGCCCTGTTCCTCGTCATTTACGCATCGACGGAAAAGGATCCCGAAACCCGGAAATCATCAGACAGCTACAAAGCGGGACAGGTTCCCCAAGAGGCTGGCGATCCTGCACAAATGATCGGGTCAGCCGTTTTCCAAAACGGGAAGATGATCGGAACCTTAACTGGCGAGGAGACGCGGTACGTCCTGTTATTGCGAAAAAAAAGCATAGCGAATCATTACGTTGATTCATTCAAAGATCCCATAGAAAATGACCGGAAGATTTCCGTACGCCTGCTGAAGGTAAAGAAGACAAGCGTGAAGGTCGATGTGGAGAAAGCAAACCCTGAAGTACGGGTACAGGTGCCGATCACTGTCCAAGTTCTGTCGTCCCCCAGCTTACACAATTACGCGAACACCAAAGAAAGACAAAGAATGCTAAAAGAAGAAATCCAGGACGACTTGCATGCAAAAATAATGAAGCTGATTAAAAAAACACAGGAAGAATTCGGGGGCGAACCATTCGTATGGTTCGAGCTCGCCCGCCGTGAGTTCTGGACGGTGGATGCCTACGAAGACTATGATTGGCAGAAAAAATATCGAAATGCAGACATCCAGGTGGAACTTGACATCACCATTGAAAGTTTCGGAAGCCAGCTAAAACCTCCGCATGTCGGAAGCGGGAAGTGA